One Aciduliprofundum boonei T469 genomic region harbors:
- a CDS encoding Holliday junction DNA helicase yields MGSKGSIYERELKGILSGEDRIISKFKKSLGEDFRWYESSKFKPFMVLRAAGSLGVDLVAIRDDYSFPIEVKSSSSKTIIFTHSSSRAQEQAQRFLEECKSAKILGLYAFRLKGYRGDPWRIFALPVGGLSGRIKLLYDILPKLPVTREGNFILKWDEGMPLAKFLSYVNQE; encoded by the coding sequence TTGGGAAGTAAAGGCTCAATTTATGAGAGGGAACTCAAAGGCATACTATCAGGAGAGGATAGGATAATTTCAAAATTCAAAAAGTCCTTGGGCGAGGATTTTAGATGGTACGAAAGCTCAAAATTCAAGCCTTTTATGGTTCTTCGTGCTGCTGGCTCTTTGGGGGTGGATCTTGTTGCCATAAGGGATGATTATTCTTTTCCCATTGAAGTTAAATCATCATCAAGTAAAACTATAATTTTCACTCACTCAAGCTCTCGAGCTCAAGAACAAGCGCAGAGGTTCTTGGAAGAGTGTAAAAGCGCCAAGATACTTGGACTATACGCATTTCGTCTAAAAGGTTATAGAGGAGATCCTTGGAGAATATTTGCTCTGCCTGTGGGGGGTTTGAGTGGTAGGATTAAGCTACTATACGATATCCTTCCAAAACTCCCTGTCACGAGAGAGGGGAATTTCATACTGAAATGGGATGAAGGTATGCCTCTTGCAAAGTTTTTATCATATGTGAATCAGGAGTAG
- a CDS encoding CBS domain-containing protein codes for MSEDHKDIRYVLKNFYRVPVEHIMTKNLWDMPILPKDASIEDVLSIMSARRHVWIVDKKGSKKVIGIITEKDLLDILAPKRIQPYVIGSIDLTSLLLGNVRKAEDIMCKKLIVAHPNDTIEDALDKMRSFRLRRLPVVNEKGELMGELTIKSLIIQFRKVLKWYRITKD; via the coding sequence ATGAGTGAAGACCACAAGGATATTAGATATGTCCTGAAAAACTTTTATCGCGTGCCCGTTGAGCATATAATGACCAAGAATCTTTGGGACATGCCTATTCTTCCAAAAGACGCTAGCATTGAAGATGTTCTCTCTATAATGTCTGCAAGGAGGCATGTTTGGATCGTTGATAAGAAAGGCAGCAAGAAAGTTATTGGGATAATTACCGAAAAGGACCTTCTAGATATACTGGCTCCAAAAAGAATACAGCCTTATGTTATTGGAAGTATAGATTTAACCTCTCTTCTGCTTGGTAATGTTAGAAAAGCCGAGGATATAATGTGCAAGAAGCTCATAGTGGCGCATCCAAATGATACAATTGAAGATGCATTAGATAAAATGCGCTCGTTTAGACTCCGCAGATTGCCCGTTGTAAATGAAAAAGGGGAGCTTATGGGAGAATTAACAATAAAATCTCTGATCATACAGTTCCGAAAAGTTCTGAAATGGTACAGAATAACCAAGGATTAA
- a CDS encoding tetratricopeptide repeat protein — MEKNIAVILALNTLTVVFGWVIYLAGVPPNTNLFIFAAESIMLLGLISLAITFIYVFMSGNINKLFLPALIVLGGGVILTFFAWFIGGLVVLISLLILILSKKTMYKRWEYIALIFSGFLILTIVPPIEAFLNVYALSMDYGVIIFSVALIVAGLCLLSKKTLDLEGNLIFIILSISFFLLPPFHEIFKIKSNGSFGIYDNAIIIASTIVYVIFAVGLIYASIKKDKIMKVIDEGYKLLERGKWEDAYGLFRKISENGYRDAKLFNGIGIALMHLGKFDDAEVFLRESVNMEDNDVYLTNLGNLHYRKGDVDRAMKIYSKVLKRNPDCYLALNNMGRALMKKGKKEEAEKYLKKAIKINPNGKTAKRNYSMINME; from the coding sequence ATGGAGAAAAACATTGCCGTAATATTGGCACTTAATACCCTCACAGTTGTGTTTGGGTGGGTTATATATCTTGCAGGAGTTCCACCAAATACGAATCTGTTTATCTTTGCAGCCGAGAGTATAATGCTTCTAGGCCTGATATCTCTGGCAATTACATTTATCTATGTTTTTATGAGTGGTAATATAAATAAACTCTTCCTGCCTGCATTAATAGTTCTCGGCGGTGGAGTAATATTAACATTTTTTGCTTGGTTTATAGGAGGGCTTGTGGTTCTCATTTCGCTACTTATCTTAATTCTTAGCAAGAAGACAATGTATAAAAGATGGGAATATATAGCCCTAATATTTTCGGGATTTCTTATACTCACTATAGTACCGCCCATAGAAGCTTTTCTAAATGTATATGCTTTGAGTATGGACTACGGAGTAATTATATTCTCCGTTGCTCTCATAGTTGCAGGTCTTTGCTTACTCTCTAAGAAAACTCTGGATCTTGAAGGAAATCTGATTTTTATAATCCTGTCTATTTCATTCTTCCTTCTACCGCCCTTCCATGAAATCTTCAAAATAAAGAGCAATGGCTCCTTTGGGATATACGATAACGCTATAATAATAGCCTCCACGATTGTTTATGTCATATTTGCTGTAGGATTGATATACGCCTCTATTAAAAAAGATAAAATTATGAAAGTCATAGATGAGGGATACAAGCTTCTTGAGAGGGGTAAGTGGGAAGATGCCTACGGGCTGTTTAGGAAAATATCAGAAAATGGATACAGGGATGCCAAATTGTTTAATGGAATTGGCATAGCGCTTATGCATCTTGGAAAGTTTGATGATGCAGAAGTATTTTTGAGAGAGAGTGTTAATATGGAGGACAATGATGTTTATCTCACCAATCTTGGAAATTTGCACTATAGAAAAGGTGATGTGGATAGGGCTATGAAGATATATTCAAAGGTTCTGAAAAGAAATCCCGATTGTTATCTCGCTCTGAACAATATGGGGAGAGCTTTGATGAAGAAGGGTAAAAAAGAAGAAGCCGAGAAATATTTGAAGAAGGCGATCAAGATTAATCCAAATGGAAAAACCGCTAAAAGAAATTATAGTATGATAAACATGGAATGA
- a CDS encoding glycerophosphodiester phosphodiesterase family protein: protein MSKWDKKWIILGHRGFRSNFPENTLKSFGEAIKAGADGIELDVWLSSDGYAIISHDEDLERVSGVHMKIKDSKLEDIKSVDIGEGERVPTLDEVFSTLPKNALINIEIKDVDAVEKSIDIVRKWRAEDRVMFSSFNIDALREIRKKDEDTIIGLLIEKKETLPMIPQINKELKLFSVNLPIDAIEIFSFEKFKNTILWVKGMGLKIVLWADKDEIYYLNGNIDKLKDLVDIVITDNVVKMREHLSKD from the coding sequence ATGAGCAAATGGGATAAAAAATGGATAATCTTAGGGCACAGGGGATTCAGGAGCAATTTTCCTGAAAATACCTTGAAATCATTTGGAGAGGCCATAAAAGCTGGAGCTGATGGTATAGAGCTTGATGTTTGGCTAAGTTCAGATGGTTATGCAATAATAAGTCATGACGAGGATTTAGAGAGGGTCTCTGGAGTTCATATGAAAATAAAAGATTCTAAATTAGAAGATATAAAAAGCGTGGATATAGGCGAGGGAGAAAGGGTGCCCACATTAGATGAGGTGTTTTCCACATTACCGAAAAATGCCCTAATCAACATTGAAATAAAAGATGTTGATGCTGTGGAAAAAAGTATTGATATAGTTAGGAAATGGAGAGCTGAAGATAGGGTTATGTTCTCATCTTTCAATATCGATGCATTGAGAGAAATTAGAAAAAAAGACGAAGATACGATTATTGGACTGCTAATAGAGAAAAAAGAGACCCTACCAATGATTCCTCAAATAAACAAGGAATTGAAATTATTCTCAGTGAATCTGCCAATTGACGCCATTGAAATATTCTCTTTTGAAAAGTTCAAAAATACTATTTTGTGGGTAAAGGGAATGGGCCTAAAAATCGTGCTCTGGGCTGACAAGGATGAAATTTATTATCTGAACGGAAATATAGATAAATTAAAGGATCTTGTAGATATCGTGATAACGGATAATGTAGTTAAGATGAGAGAGCATCTATCAAAAGATTAA
- a CDS encoding bifunctional 5,10-methylenetetrahydrofolate dehydrogenase/5,10-methenyltetrahydrofolate cyclohydrolase, with protein sequence MIIECKTLAKEIRENAKKEAKGKKLWLHNIVVGEDEASLVYARSNLKLLRKLGFDGKIHHLEEASEKELLDLIQALNEDNSMHGIMVNFPLPDNIDPMKVRSTISPIKDVDGINPINYGKLLLGEEILTPNTPRAVIRILERETELRGKDVLIINRTPVVGKPLSLLLLNRDATPTIAHSKTRNLKEKALEADVIVVAVGKPKFLKEDMVHEGAIVIDVGINVVNGKIVGDADFESIEKKAKITPVPGGVGTVTNACLIENLVKAAKLQGVI encoded by the coding sequence ATGATAATAGAGTGCAAAACCCTTGCAAAAGAGATTAGGGAGAATGCAAAAAAAGAGGCAAAAGGTAAAAAATTATGGCTTCACAATATAGTTGTGGGCGAGGATGAGGCTTCTTTGGTTTATGCTCGTTCAAATTTAAAGTTGCTTAGAAAATTAGGTTTTGATGGAAAAATTCATCATTTAGAGGAGGCAAGTGAGAAAGAGTTGCTGGATTTGATTCAAGCATTAAATGAGGATAATTCTATGCATGGTATAATGGTCAATTTTCCACTGCCAGATAACATAGACCCTATGAAAGTCCGTAGCACTATTTCGCCAATAAAAGATGTGGATGGAATAAATCCCATAAACTATGGAAAGCTGCTATTAGGTGAAGAAATATTAACTCCTAACACACCTCGTGCCGTGATAAGAATCCTTGAAAGAGAGACAGAGCTCAGAGGTAAGGATGTTTTGATTATAAACCGCACCCCCGTGGTAGGGAAACCATTATCATTATTGCTCTTAAACAGGGATGCCACTCCCACAATAGCACATTCAAAAACAAGGAATTTGAAGGAGAAGGCACTGGAGGCTGATGTAATCGTTGTGGCTGTGGGTAAGCCGAAATTCTTGAAGGAAGACATGGTTCACGAGGGAGCAATTGTAATCGATGTGGGAATAAATGTGGTTAATGGCAAAATTGTGGGTGATGCAGATTTTGAGAGTATAGAGAAGAAGGCAAAAATCACTCCTGTTCCTGGGGGCGTGGGTACAGTCACAAACGCCTGCTTGATTGAAAATCTAGTAAAGGCAGCAAAGTTGCAGGGAGTCATATGA
- a CDS encoding DNA methyltransferase, translating to MKLIAEMWGEKIDFAIGEINGICEGEELNCKIINVDYPVVILEAEDYIPIKRAGLLRRLSKFIYSGSNIPELGIELEDYAIRVRKNGNWKEREIIKSLARGIEGNVNLENPRNIVRVYAGKNLHVGLELYDFAEQSFESRRAKNLPISYPITMHPRLARAMINLARVKKGARILDPFCGTGSILIEGALIGMKMYGSDIDERMLKASQTNLKRFGLEAILEKKDVGEIEGYYGAIVTDPPYGRSSSSMGEGIYKLYDRAFKKFSEVTSKVVIALPDEKSIKIGERYFELREFYPYRVHKSLTRYFLYFHI from the coding sequence ATGAAATTAATCGCAGAGATGTGGGGAGAAAAAATAGATTTTGCAATAGGGGAGATAAACGGGATATGCGAGGGTGAAGAACTAAACTGCAAAATTATAAATGTGGATTATCCGGTGGTGATCTTAGAAGCTGAGGATTATATTCCAATAAAGAGAGCAGGATTGTTGAGAAGATTATCGAAATTTATCTACTCAGGAAGTAATATTCCAGAGTTGGGAATCGAATTAGAGGATTACGCTATAAGAGTAAGAAAAAATGGAAATTGGAAGGAAAGAGAGATAATAAAATCACTTGCAAGAGGCATAGAAGGAAATGTTAATCTTGAAAATCCAAGAAACATTGTAAGGGTTTATGCTGGAAAAAATTTGCATGTAGGCTTAGAGCTTTATGATTTTGCAGAGCAATCTTTCGAATCTCGCAGAGCAAAAAATCTTCCAATATCCTACCCTATAACGATGCATCCACGGCTTGCACGGGCGATGATAAACCTAGCAAGAGTGAAGAAAGGGGCACGGATATTAGACCCATTTTGTGGTACAGGGAGCATACTGATCGAAGGGGCACTTATAGGTATGAAAATGTATGGGAGCGATATAGACGAGAGAATGCTAAAGGCGTCCCAGACGAATCTCAAAAGATTTGGATTAGAGGCCATATTGGAGAAAAAGGATGTTGGTGAGATTGAAGGTTACTATGGTGCAATTGTCACAGATCCCCCTTATGGCCGCTCATCTTCGTCCATGGGTGAGGGAATCTATAAGCTATACGATAGGGCGTTTAAAAAATTCTCGGAGGTTACATCAAAGGTTGTAATAGCATTGCCAGATGAGAAATCAATCAAAATCGGAGAGAGATATTTCGAGCTTAGAGAATTTTATCCGTACAGGGTGCATAAATCCCTCACAAGATACTTCTTATATTTCCATATTTGA
- a CDS encoding winged helix-turn-helix domain-containing protein: protein MDDLEKRIRKVEDLLEKYLENDYLVYIRHILASYLRLINIYVEYGKISPTIIFPEIKDSISREIIEILFSYGSLNTSQITDELKKSRGKASRRIVREKLNNLVEAGIVECDERKNERIYSISEYAVKKWLKVLGINIKGDVHKE, encoded by the coding sequence GTGGATGATTTGGAGAAGAGGATAAGGAAAGTTGAAGATCTGCTTGAAAAATATTTGGAAAATGATTATTTAGTTTACATAAGGCACATTCTCGCTTCTTATCTGAGATTGATAAACATATATGTGGAATACGGAAAGATAAGCCCGACCATAATTTTTCCAGAGATTAAAGATTCAATTTCTCGGGAGATAATCGAGATTCTCTTCTCCTACGGAAGTTTAAATACCTCACAGATAACAGATGAATTGAAGAAATCCCGGGGGAAAGCATCTAGGCGTATAGTGAGAGAGAAATTGAATAATCTGGTAGAGGCAGGAATTGTAGAATGCGATGAGAGGAAGAATGAAAGGATATATTCCATATCTGAGTATGCAGTCAAGAAGTGGTTAAAAGTGCTCGGAATAAATATAAAGGGAGATGTCCATAAAGAATAA
- a CDS encoding serpin family protein, with product MKTRKVSSIITLILTALLLGTYIFQNAPTTQNSNKNLRPQWNNGGVNTENLQALGYANNRFALSLFNEIWGQENNTFFSPLSIWIVLAMLYEGAEGESAAQLEKVLYLPKNKTILQENIKYLLDELNNGGNYTLKIANALWPQINSSVKQEYAEVLENYYYAYLQYLNYAKDPEKAIETINSWVENQTNRKIKNLLHKGDVNPQTILVLTNAIYFYGLWNYPFNASKTNNGYFLTPHGRVKVKMMHGEFTLKYTEDKNAQVVELPYKGKNISMLVILPKTQDFEINLTKIQKWIENLRDARVNISFPRFDMKEKLNLKNSLERLGIKDIFNPAKANLSGISQSISVSNIVHQSYVKVDENGTEAAAATGVSVVATALPLLPHVVFNADHPFLFLIMDKITGSILFMGWVAYPS from the coding sequence ATGAAAACTCGTAAAGTATCTTCCATAATAACCTTAATTCTAACAGCTCTGCTATTAGGCACATATATCTTTCAAAATGCACCTACAACTCAAAATTCAAATAAGAACCTCAGACCTCAATGGAACAATGGTGGAGTTAATACTGAAAATCTTCAAGCTTTAGGATATGCAAACAACAGATTTGCGCTTTCTCTATTCAATGAAATATGGGGGCAGGAGAATAACACTTTCTTCTCTCCATTAAGCATATGGATAGTCCTAGCTATGCTGTATGAGGGGGCAGAAGGTGAGAGTGCTGCTCAATTGGAGAAGGTGCTTTATCTACCGAAGAATAAAACGATTCTGCAGGAGAACATAAAGTATCTCCTTGATGAATTGAATAATGGAGGGAATTATACACTAAAAATAGCAAATGCCCTTTGGCCCCAGATAAATTCATCTGTAAAACAAGAGTATGCAGAGGTTCTAGAAAATTACTACTATGCGTATCTTCAGTATCTTAACTATGCCAAAGACCCCGAAAAAGCAATAGAGACGATAAACTCTTGGGTTGAAAATCAAACAAATAGGAAGATAAAAAATTTGCTGCATAAAGGAGATGTTAATCCACAAACAATTCTTGTGCTAACAAATGCTATTTATTTTTATGGATTATGGAATTATCCATTTAACGCTTCCAAAACTAATAATGGGTATTTCCTCACCCCTCATGGAAGGGTAAAGGTAAAGATGATGCACGGTGAATTTACATTGAAATATACGGAAGATAAGAATGCACAAGTGGTGGAGCTTCCATACAAGGGCAAAAATATCTCAATGCTGGTTATCCTTCCTAAAACACAAGATTTTGAAATAAATCTTACCAAGATTCAAAAATGGATAGAGAATCTCAGGGATGCAAGGGTGAATATATCATTTCCAAGATTTGATATGAAGGAGAAATTGAACCTGAAAAATTCCTTGGAAAGATTGGGAATAAAAGATATATTCAATCCAGCCAAGGCGAATTTAAGTGGCATATCCCAATCAATAAGCGTGAGCAATATTGTACATCAAAGCTATGTTAAAGTTGATGAAAATGGAACCGAGGCGGCAGCAGCCACGGGCGTATCCGTTGTAGCAACTGCTTTGCCTCTCTTACCCCATGTCGTCTTCAATGCGGATCATCCATTCTTATTTCTCATAATGGACAAGATAACGGGAAGCATACTCTTTATGGGCTGGGTTGCCTATCCTTCATAG
- a CDS encoding zinc ribbon domain-containing protein, giving the protein MKYCPNCGAKLSDNSNFCPFCGAKLEDFIVYEKPKIEITPDLICRHCGKGKLMLVDADSDIPLYMCPHCGWYYGDFLGIGRAIYYDSIHLKIGRIIKAEIRMRGHLRVNIKSTSDWEEEGLTELSKYLHDDLKEYSISDIRDALVYLLEENVIKSYTEKIDDEFIWFGVRFVDSD; this is encoded by the coding sequence ATGAAGTATTGCCCAAACTGCGGTGCCAAGCTCAGCGACAATTCTAATTTTTGCCCATTTTGTGGTGCAAAACTTGAAGATTTCATAGTCTATGAAAAGCCCAAAATTGAAATTACCCCCGACTTAATATGCAGGCACTGCGGAAAGGGTAAGCTTATGCTTGTGGATGCAGATAGCGATATCCCATTGTATATGTGTCCACACTGCGGCTGGTATTACGGGGATTTTCTGGGTATTGGAAGAGCAATTTATTACGATTCAATCCATTTAAAAATCGGAAGGATAATAAAAGCGGAGATAAGAATGCGGGGTCATTTAAGGGTAAATATAAAGAGCACTTCAGATTGGGAAGAAGAAGGTCTCACAGAATTGAGCAAATACCTACACGATGATTTGAAAGAATACAGTATATCGGATATAAGAGACGCCCTTGTTTATCTCCTTGAAGAAAATGTCATTAAAAGTTATACGGAAAAAATTGATGATGAATTTATATGGTTCGGGGTGAGATTTGTTGATAGTGATTAA
- a CDS encoding RNA-binding protein, translating into MIKWYGAFKIEENTKEKYIFPDEQRADIIVKIREGDYSVLPFDDENIVFEGELKDRSTLISTAIEVAKREMKEKLGDDYILIENLNTYDDLISTINLLNERLLEWDRIAEIKGKDMRSGEMLKKEIETLEKLKEDIADEIDDLSNVLCPNLAFLVGPIIAARLIASAGGLRRLANLPASTIQVLGAEEAFFRHLKSGAKCPKHGIIFRVPWVRNSPKKLRGKIARALAAKIAIAAKIDYYKGDFIGDKLKEEMEKRVEEIRK; encoded by the coding sequence GTGATTAAATGGTATGGAGCATTCAAAATTGAAGAAAATACGAAGGAAAAATATATATTTCCCGATGAGCAAAGGGCTGATATTATTGTGAAGATAAGAGAAGGGGATTACAGTGTTCTTCCCTTCGATGATGAAAACATAGTTTTTGAAGGAGAGCTCAAAGATAGGAGTACATTAATATCCACAGCAATAGAGGTTGCCAAGAGGGAGATGAAAGAAAAGCTCGGAGATGATTACATACTCATTGAAAATTTAAACACCTATGATGACCTTATCTCAACGATAAACTTGCTGAATGAAAGGTTATTGGAATGGGATAGAATTGCAGAAATCAAGGGAAAGGATATGAGGAGCGGAGAGATGTTAAAAAAAGAAATTGAAACCCTGGAAAAATTGAAGGAGGATATAGCAGATGAGATTGATGATTTGAGCAATGTTTTATGTCCAAATCTAGCATTCCTTGTAGGGCCAATAATAGCAGCAAGACTTATAGCAAGTGCTGGTGGGTTGAGAAGATTGGCAAATTTACCTGCAAGCACAATACAAGTACTGGGTGCTGAAGAGGCTTTCTTCCGCCATTTGAAATCAGGAGCAAAATGCCCAAAGCATGGCATAATCTTTAGAGTACCGTGGGTTAGAAACTCTCCTAAAAAATTGAGGGGTAAGATTGCTAGAGCCCTTGCGGCAAAGATTGCTATCGCTGCAAAAATTGATTATTACAAAGGAGATTTTATAGGGGATAAATTAAAAGAGGAAATGGAAAAAAGAGTGGAGGAGATAAGAAAATGA
- a CDS encoding molybdenum cofactor biosynthesis protein MoaE has protein sequence MIIIDRKSERDLFSLIQQNGSGSIVSYFGYVREEVDGKIVSNMLCKKREDSVKIMEKIENEIREEFPVIDVILYHSLGDLKVGELVAAVIVSSVHRAEGFEACRYGIDKIKELEPVERKDIFKE, from the coding sequence ATGATAATCATAGATAGAAAAAGTGAGAGAGATTTGTTCTCTCTTATTCAGCAGAATGGCTCTGGCTCCATTGTATCATATTTTGGATATGTAAGAGAAGAAGTTGATGGCAAGATAGTTTCAAATATGCTCTGCAAAAAGAGAGAAGATAGCGTGAAGATAATGGAAAAAATTGAAAATGAGATAAGAGAGGAATTCCCAGTTATAGATGTGATTTTATACCACTCCCTTGGAGATTTAAAGGTAGGCGAGCTAGTTGCCGCGGTAATCGTTTCTTCAGTGCATAGGGCAGAGGGATTTGAGGCGTGCAGATACGGTATTGATAAAATAAAAGAGCTAGAACCTGTGGAAAGGAAAGATATTTTCAAAGAATAG
- a CDS encoding OsmC family protein produces MRVRVHDDLLITAEDESTALLLSGNGKAMSPMKALLASLGGCTGIDVLMILKKMREDVKEVNVYIDYERAKEYPKIYTKINLKYVVIGNVKKESVERAIKLSEEKYCSVSAMLSKTTEINRSYEIVEG; encoded by the coding sequence ATGAGAGTTAGAGTTCATGACGATCTGCTAATCACGGCAGAAGATGAAAGCACCGCATTACTTTTATCTGGAAATGGAAAAGCTATGAGTCCAATGAAAGCTCTACTTGCAAGCTTAGGCGGGTGTACCGGCATTGATGTATTGATGATTTTAAAGAAGATGAGAGAGGATGTAAAGGAGGTAAATGTATACATTGACTACGAAAGGGCAAAAGAATATCCTAAAATTTACACTAAGATAAATCTAAAATATGTGGTAATAGGGAATGTAAAGAAAGAAAGCGTGGAGAGGGCAATAAAATTATCCGAGGAAAAATACTGTTCCGTAAGTGCGATGCTATCTAAAACAACAGAGATAAATAGAAGCTATGAGATAGTAGAAGGATAG
- a CDS encoding HesA/MoeB/ThiF family protein, which yields MLRYSRQEGLVDQDKLKNASVLIAGVGGLGGFSSIYLAVAGVGNIVIVDKDVVEESNLNRQILYREGDIGKKKVMVARKRLKELNPDVKIIAIDKSIDEKFEVVQKIDIVVDGLDNYESRIALEKFALQKHIPYVFGAVEGYMGMVTFIDDSTKKLEDFIQHFKLKTPQVLASTSAFTASIQSMEVLKYLSKKGDLLRNRLLIYDALSTNFLEVKL from the coding sequence ATGCTCCGGTATTCAAGACAGGAGGGTTTGGTCGACCAAGATAAACTAAAAAATGCAAGTGTTTTAATTGCAGGTGTGGGTGGATTAGGTGGATTCTCATCCATATACCTAGCAGTAGCAGGAGTTGGGAATATAGTAATCGTAGACAAGGATGTTGTGGAAGAAAGCAATTTAAACAGGCAAATTTTATACAGGGAGGGGGACATAGGAAAAAAGAAGGTTATGGTTGCGAGAAAAAGATTGAAAGAGTTAAATCCAGATGTAAAAATAATAGCCATAGATAAGAGTATAGATGAAAAATTTGAAGTTGTTCAAAAAATTGATATTGTTGTAGATGGATTAGATAATTATGAATCTCGTATTGCCTTAGAAAAATTCGCACTTCAAAAACACATCCCCTATGTATTTGGTGCAGTTGAGGGATATATGGGAATGGTAACATTTATTGATGATTCTACAAAAAAATTGGAAGATTTCATACAACATTTTAAGTTAAAAACTCCTCAGGTCCTGGCTTCTACATCTGCATTTACCGCCTCAATTCAATCTATGGAAGTGCTAAAATATTTGAGTAAAAAAGGTGACTTACTTCGCAATCGCTTATTGATATACGATGCCCTTAGCACAAATTTCTTGGAGGTGAAATTATGA
- a CDS encoding MoaD/ThiS family protein codes for MRVHIRYFGRFAADIGKFSEEIEFDDKATVKDLVEFLKRKYPFLKDEVIEVSINGKYAKNDDPLAPEISVFPIISGG; via the coding sequence ATGAGGGTTCATATAAGATACTTTGGAAGATTTGCCGCCGATATTGGTAAGTTCTCAGAGGAAATAGAATTTGATGATAAGGCAACTGTCAAGGATCTCGTTGAATTTCTAAAGAGAAAGTATCCATTCTTAAAAGATGAGGTTATTGAGGTATCTATCAATGGAAAGTATGCCAAGAATGATGATCCTCTCGCTCCTGAAATCTCTGTATTTCCAATAATAAGTGGGGGCTAA